A genomic window from Nicotiana sylvestris chromosome 11, ASM39365v2, whole genome shotgun sequence includes:
- the LOC138881636 gene encoding uncharacterized protein has protein sequence MGGSDTSSSTTYTSDASSLLFLLFSDVPGVSLVSVPFSGTDFGGLRQNMIVSLSARNKIGFIDGSCPRPGEDTPQFKHWERCNNMGSLDIASYFNKLKKLWDELRFMCTNHANTCICAAKPRLQKEEEENRLHQFLMGLNETYVGVRSNLLMMQPPPSLDTAYGILLQDEKQRQITPNSHFHGDSASFHKVSFDQNKSPLLCKYCKKPGYLVDRCYKLHGFPPNFKFTKGKQTAANVEVQSSGGASEFGPISTESPVDSNYVIPSLSKD, from the exons ATGGGAGGTTCGGATACATCCTCGAGTACTACCTATACTTCTGACGCATCCAGTCTGCTCTTTTTACTTTTTTCTGATGTGCCTGGTGTATCTCTTGTTAGTGTACCCTTCTCTGGGACTGATTTTGGGGGTTTGAGGCAGAATATGATCGTATCTCTGTCCGCTAGAAATAAAATAGGATTCATTGATGGGAGTTGTCCGAGACCAGGTGAGGATACTCCTCAGTTTAAGCACTGGGAAAGGTGTAATAACATG GGTTCATTGGATATTGCTTCCTATTTCAACAAACTCAAGAAATTATGGGATGAACTGAGGTTTATGTGCACTAATCATGCCAACACTTGCATTTGTGCTGCTAAACCTAGACTTCAGAAGGAGGAAGAGGAGAACAGATTACACCAATTCCTCATGGGTCTAAATGAGACCTATGTTGGTGTTAGGAGCAACTTGCTCATGATGCAACCTCCACCTTCTCTCGATACTGCTTATGgtatcctcctccaagatgaaaAGCAGAGGCAAATTACTCCTAATTCTCATTTCCATGGTGACTCTGCTTCTTTTCAT AAAGTCAGTTTTGATCAGAACAAGTCTCCTCTTTTATGCAAGTATTGTAAGAAACCTGGATATTTGGTTGATAGATGCTATAAGCTCCATGGATTTCCACCAAACTTTAAATTCACCAAAGGTAAACAAACTGCTGCAAATGTTGAGGTGCAAAGTTCAGGTGGTGCTTCTGAATTTGGACCAATTTCCACTGAGAGTCCTGTTGATTCTAATTATGTGATTCCTAGTCTATCTAAGGACTAG